The DNA window ACCCGGTTTTTTAAAGGATGAAAGTAAGGGTTCAATTTCAAGGCATCTTGTCCGACTGGATGGGAGGCCCTCGCGCGGAGGTTCAACTTCCCGATGGGGGAACCTTCGGGGAGCTTCTTATGGAGATCAAGAAAAGCTTCAACTCCACCATGCCTCCCCAGGTCAGAAACAAGGACCAGGAAACTTTTAACCACGCCTTGTGGGCCATGAGAGAAAAGGAAAGGCTGACCGAACTAACCACCCCGCTGAAAGAGGGAGAGGAAGTCCAGGTTTTCCTCTCCCCCGCTTTGCTCGAGGCCGCAGAGGGCGCAGGGAAAGAAAAAAACTTTGTATTTGCGCTTTGCCCTATGCGCCAGGCGATTTTATGAGTCATCGGAAGGGGGGGATGAAGAAATCTATTGAATGGTCAAGAGGATTGGAATTGGCAAGTAAAACCATAGAAAAGGGGGGAATATGAGAAAGGTTCCAATGAGAAAAGTTGCCATCGTGGGTGCATTTACTACCCCCTGCCGGGGGCGCTGGCTTTCCAAGACGCTCTGGGAGCTGGCCCAGTGGGCAGTATCCGGTGCGCTACAAGATGCCAAACTCAACATCAACCGGGTTGAGGCGGGGGTCATTGGACTATACAACGATATATTCGCCCGCCAGGCGATTCCCGAGAGCTCTTTCCTGGGGCATATGGGGTTGGCTTTCAAGCCGCTGGTTCGGGTCACCAATGGCGGGGCCACGGGCATTTACGCCTTCGGCACAGGCTTTGATATGGTGGCCAGCGGACGGTATGACATTGTTTTGTGTATAGGTGCGGAAAAGGCCACCGACTGCTATGATTTTATGAGCGAAACGCAGACTCCCGAAGTCGTTCAAACCATTGCCTGGTCCTGGGACCCGCTCTTTGAACGAGATCAAGGGGCGACGGCTTCTGATTCTTACGCCGAAGTGATTCTTTCCTACCTCGATCATTATCCCAATGATCTCAAAATGCCGGTTCGAGGAGAGATCTTGCGGATTCTTTGCGAGCAAGCCAAGAACAATCCCAATGCCCAGCGGCGCGATGAAATCGTTACCCCTGAAAGGGTCGAGCATTCACCTTGGATCATTGAGCCTGCTTTCAAGAAGCTCGAAACCTGTGTCTATACGGAAGGGGCCTGCTGCCTGATCTTCGCCGCCGAAGGGGTTGCGGAAGAAATTTGCCGGGACGCGGGGCAGCCGCCAATCTGGATTGAAGGAGTGGGGTTTGCCAATGAGCCCTATTGGTGGGGGATAAAACATCCCCACAAGCTGCCGGGCCGCATCGAGTCGGACCATTTAGCTGCCAAGGCCGCTTATGAAATGGCCGGGGTTGGACCTAAGGACATCAATGTTGTTGAACTTCACGATGCCTTCCTGCCGCAACTGGAGATCACTATGGCGGAAATGGGTTTTGTTCCGCTGGGGCAGGCCGATGACCTGATTGAAAAGAAAATTATGGCCCCGCACGGAAAATTGCTAATCAATCCATCTGGGGGACTGATCTATGGTGGCCACTTCGTTGGAGGGAGCAATATGTTCTCAGCCTGGTCCGCCCGACGGGAGCTGATCCGCAGAGGAATGGATTATGCCCTGGTCCATGGGACCGGAGCTTCTTCGGCCCAGTATGGCGGTGCAGCCATTCTGAAAAGGGGGGTGATCTAATGGAAAAAGTGATGAGAAGACCAGGCGAGTATGTGATCCCTCATGAGGCCATCCCTGAAGTGATGAGCCGGATTACGGTTTTCCCTGAAGACAAAGCGGTTTGTTTGGAACGGACGGAACCCATGTTCACCACGTACTGGGCCAGTGCGGGGGAGGTCTCACCCTTTTTCATCGC is part of the Deltaproteobacteria bacterium genome and encodes:
- a CDS encoding thiolase family protein, translated to MRKVPMRKVAIVGAFTTPCRGRWLSKTLWELAQWAVSGALQDAKLNINRVEAGVIGLYNDIFARQAIPESSFLGHMGLAFKPLVRVTNGGATGIYAFGTGFDMVASGRYDIVLCIGAEKATDCYDFMSETQTPEVVQTIAWSWDPLFERDQGATASDSYAEVILSYLDHYPNDLKMPVRGEILRILCEQAKNNPNAQRRDEIVTPERVEHSPWIIEPAFKKLETCVYTEGACCLIFAAEGVAEEICRDAGQPPIWIEGVGFANEPYWWGIKHPHKLPGRIESDHLAAKAAYEMAGVGPKDINVVELHDAFLPQLEITMAEMGFVPLGQADDLIEKKIMAPHGKLLINPSGGLIYGGHFVGGSNMFSAWSARRELIRRGMDYALVHGTGASSAQYGGAAILKRGVI